A window of Rhododendron vialii isolate Sample 1 chromosome 11a, ASM3025357v1 contains these coding sequences:
- the LOC131306447 gene encoding nuclear pore complex protein NUP98B-like isoform X2, whose translation MVIVGDRAVPMTSTFGSTHFRPSAFGSQCGGSRVSGYSKTVEVVDGEMMVSTGPQHLESISAMPVYKDNSTEELRWEDYKSGDKGGIGFGAWAMQPNLFSASCLSAKSASNPFSSSTPANIFASEAGASASEGFGESNTPAFSSFSPFGHSSSIPFSSDFGASTAPAPSSTPFQASAWPFATTSSSTPMPSGKPSASGLFGPNRSEPSLCTSSLPTFGPTPAVFSSSGSFSANCYGTSTQPIFGGGRCCVCPSNMSNTAFTGNGSTSAGNLFSSTQFEFPPNLSGFGHATTSSPSPFKPMQTVPCTGVPIGDFGQSVHGTGVPVGNFGQSVPGFNGFLGIAFLPCWIAFGQPVASPPGWVASAQPIAAPVTCNNPFHREVPGAPTYGSTNFGSSAFASKHGGSRIEAYKATVDLVDFGKLNSISAMPIYRNKSPEEIRLEDYQSGDKGGPTLRMGSVHTAPSSFSSSTPSNLFASQKPTFTCQKFGVPTTPIFGSSGFAAPSGECQFGQSFATPFSSTSANLFGCQTSVFNSADLASSTPFGPRPFGQPSANPFSSSTSTNSFAASQTPSFASAAFGTSTTTPLASSVFAAPSSPSPFGLSVNPFSSTPSNTFPPKTSSFSSSGFGESTACPFTTAPSTLWGFGTASGFGSGANGSAPSFIESSSPTFGSSPSVCSSSFTFGTSSQPVSGSHSYPLFGTLNSSVSSLFGSVAPNSVSPSSSGPITAQSLFHAKCHPSFQKTHPFSGQSNIPLTPSFIPSFGALNISSTASTGNGSEGNLCSSPTSAAGFDPTSCSMQSSTHTPFQPVPTADSEGVCLGNIGRSVAGDGFGWNAFGPPGAANCRF comes from the exons ATGGTCATCGTCGGTGATC GAGCTGTTCCAATGACTTCAACATTTGGAAGCACTCATTTTAGACCTTCGGCCTTTGGTAGTCAGTGTGGAGGAAGTAGAGTATCTGGCTATTCTAAAACAGTTGAGGTAGTAGATGGCGAAATGATGGTATCAACTGGACCGCAACACTTAGAATCCATATCAGCCATGCCTGTTTACAAAGATAACAGCACTGAAGAACTCCGGTGGGAGGACTACAAGTCAGGAGATAAAG GTGGGATTGGCTTTGGTGCTTGGGCTATGCAGCCAAACCTCTTTAGTGCTTCATGTTTGTCAGCCAAGTCAGCTTCAAATCCCTTCTCCTCCTCAACCCCTGCCAATATATTTGCTTCCGAAGCAGGAGCCTCTGCTTCTGAAGGCTTTGGAGAATCAAATACCCCTGCATTCAGTTCATTCAGTCCTTTtgggcattcatcttcaattCCGTTCTCCTCAGACTTTGGAGCATCAACTGCGCCTGCACCCAGTTCAACTCCCTTTCAGGCGTCTGCATGGCCTTTTGCGACTACATCATCGTCTACGCCGATGCCATCTGGAAAACCCTCAGCCTCTGGATTATTCGGGCCCAATAGATCTGAACCTTCTTTGTGTACATCAAGCTTACCTACATTTGGACCAACACCTGCTGTCTTTAGTTCTAGCGGGTCATTCAGTGCAAACTGTTATGGAACATCTACCCAACCTATATTTGGAG GTGGCCGCTGTTGTGTATGTCCATCAAACATGTCGAACACTGCATTCACTGGAAATGGATCCACATCCGCAGGAAATTTGTTCTCAAGCACGCAATTTGAGTTTCCACCAAATCTGTCTGGTTTTGGTCACGCAACT ACTTCTTCCCCCAGTCCTTTCAAGCCAATGCAAACTGTTCCTTGCACAGGTGTTCCTATCGGTGACTTTGGGCAGTCAGTTCATGGCACAGGTGTTCCCGTAGGCAACTTTGGCCAGTCAGTACCGG GTTTTAATGGCTTTCTGGGCATCGCATTCCTGCCTTGCTGGATTGCTTTTGGTCAACCAGTTGCTTCACCTCCTGGTTGGGTTGCCTCAGCTCAGCCTATTGCTGCACCTGTGACTTGTAACAATCCGTTTCACAGAGAAG TACCTGGGGCCCCAACATATGGAAGCACTAATTTTGGATCGTCAGCCTTTGCTAGTAAGCACGGAGGAAGTAGAATAGAAGCCTATAAGGCAACAGTTGACCTAGTAGATTTTGGTAAGCTAAATTCAATATCGGCCATGCCCATATACCGAAATAAGAGCCCTGAAGAAATCCGATTGGAAGACTACCAGTCAGGGGATAAAG GTGGTCCTACACTCAGGATGGGCTCTGTTCATACTGCTCCAAGTTCCTTCTCCTCCTCAACCCCCTCCAATTTATTTGCTTCACAAAAACCAACCTTTACTTGCCAAAAATTTGGTGTGCCAACTACTCCTATATTCGGTTCATCAGGTTTTGCAGCACCATCTGGTGAATGTCAATTTGGCCAGTCATTTGCAACTCCCTTCTCTTCAACTTCAGCCAACTTATTTGGTTGCCAAACATCCGTGTTTAATTCCGCAGACTTGGCGTCCTCAACTCCATTCGGTCCACGTCCTTTCGGCCAGCCATCTGCAAATCCCTTCTCCTCTTCAACCTCTACCAATTCATTTGCTGCTTCCCAAACACCATCCTTCGCTTCGGCAGCCTTTGGAACATCGACTACTACTCCGTTAGCTTCGTCAGTTTTTGCAGCACCATCCTCTCCATCTCCTTTTGGGTTATCTGTAAATCCCTTCTCCTCAACCCCTTCCAATACGTTTCCTCCTAAGACATCGTCTTTCAGCTCTTCAGGCTTTGGAGAATCAACTGCGTGCCCTTTTACGACTGCGCCATCTACACTTTGGGGATTTGGAACGGCATCAGGCTTTGGGTCTGGGGCCAATGGCTCTGCACCTTCTTTCATTGAATCAAGCTCACCTACATTTGGATCATCGCCTTCTGTCTGCAGTTCTAGTTTCACATTTGGAACATCTTCTCAACCTGTGTCCGGATCACATAGCTATCCACTATTTGGAACACTCAACTCATCTGTCTCCTCTCTATTTGGATCAGTAGCCCCAAACTCTGTGTCACCCTCATCATCCGGACCCATCACTGCCCAATCCTTGTTTCACGCCAAGTGTCATCCCTCATTTCAGAAGACTCATCCTTTTTCTGGACAGAGTAATATTCCTTTGACGCCAAGTTTCATCCCTTCCTTTGGTGCATTAAACATTTCCAGCACTGCATCAACTGGGAATGGCTCTGAAGGAAATTTGTGCTCAAGTCCTACAAGCGCTGCTGGTTTTGATCCGACGAGT TGTTCTATGCAGAGCTCTACGCACACTCCTTTTCAGCCGGTGCCAACTGCTGATTCCGAAGGTGTTTGTTTAGGCAACATTGGCCGGTCAGTAGCAG GGGATGGCTTTGGTTGGAATGCCTTCGGTCCACCAGGTGCTGCAAATTGTAGATTTTGA